AGCAGCTCAAGCAGGACCTGGAGGCCGTCTACGAGATCGAGGTAGCCGATGACGGGAAGAGATGGCTCTTGAGAAGCCCCCTCGAGGGAGTAGCCAGCAAGGTTTTCAAGGCCGTAGGGGTGGCCCCGCCGCCAACGGCGAGGATGGCGGAGGTGTAGTGCCAAGCCCTGTTTTTCATG
The genomic region above belongs to Actinomycetota bacterium and contains:
- a CDS encoding transposase; this encodes QLKQDLEAVYEIEVADDGKRWLLRSPLEGVASKVFKAVGVAPPPTARMAEV